From Chloroflexota bacterium, the proteins below share one genomic window:
- the gmd gene encoding GDP-mannose 4,6-dehydratase has product MGKKRALITGVTGQDGSYLAEFLLEQGYEVIGMVRRTSTVNFQRIQHIQDKLILAQGDLLDQSSLVDIIREYRPHEVYNLAAQSFVPISWKQPVLTGEFTALGVTRVLEAIRMVDPTIRFYQASSSEIFGKVREVPQNEKTPFYPRSPYGVAKVYGHWITVNYRESYNIFACSGILFNHESPRRGLEFVTRKVTHGAAKIKLGLANELRLGNLDAQRDWGFAGDYVKAMWLMLQQDKPDDYVVATGKTHSVRELCEQAFSYLGLNWQDHVVVDPELIRPADVDQLVGDASKARRVLGWQPTVSFEELIQMMVDADLALLRKENNL; this is encoded by the coding sequence ATGGGAAAGAAGAGAGCATTGATCACTGGTGTCACCGGCCAAGATGGCTCATATCTGGCTGAGTTCCTCTTGGAACAAGGCTATGAAGTCATTGGCATGGTCCGCCGTACCAGCACAGTCAATTTCCAGCGCATCCAACACATCCAAGATAAGCTGATTCTAGCGCAGGGTGATCTGCTGGACCAAAGCTCACTGGTAGACATCATTCGGGAGTATCGTCCACATGAAGTCTACAACCTCGCTGCTCAGTCATTTGTCCCCATCTCATGGAAACAGCCAGTGCTGACCGGGGAGTTCACCGCGTTAGGCGTAACGCGTGTGCTAGAGGCAATTCGCATGGTGGATCCCACAATCCGTTTCTACCAAGCCAGCTCCAGCGAGATCTTTGGTAAAGTGCGCGAAGTGCCCCAAAATGAGAAAACTCCTTTCTATCCGCGCAGTCCATACGGCGTAGCCAAGGTGTACGGCCATTGGATCACCGTGAACTACCGCGAGAGCTATAACATATTTGCCTGCTCAGGTATATTGTTCAACCACGAATCGCCCCGCCGTGGGCTGGAATTTGTGACACGCAAAGTCACTCACGGTGCTGCCAAGATCAAATTGGGTCTGGCGAACGAGTTGCGCCTGGGAAATCTCGACGCGCAACGTGATTGGGGGTTTGCTGGGGATTATGTCAAAGCAATGTGGCTCATGCTTCAGCAAGACAAGCCAGATGACTATGTCGTGGCTACCGGCAAAACGCACTCCGTCCGTGAGCTGTGCGAGCAGGCTTTTTCCTACCTTGGCTTAAACTGGCAGGATCACGTAGTCGTGGACCCGGAACTGATCCGACCTGCTGACGTGGATCAATTGGTCGGAGACGCCAGCAAAGCACGCCGAGTGCTCGGCTGGCAACCTACTGTCTCATTTGAAGAATTGATCCAGATGATGGTTGATGCTGATCTTGCTTTGTTGCGCAAGGAAAACAATCTATAG
- a CDS encoding adenosylhomocysteinase, which produces MSNKEYDVKDISLAEKGQSRIEWAEREMPVLRLIRERFAKERPLQGIRIAACLHVTTETANLMRTLQMGGAEPALCASNPLSTQDDVAASLVTHLEIPTFAIKGEDNKTYYEHIKSALAHKPHITMDDGADLVTTLHKEYTDMLGDIIGGTEETTTGVIRLRAMASKGLLRYPIIAVNDAMTKHLFDNRYGTGQSTIDGIIRATNILLAGKIVVIAGYGWCSRGIASRARGMGAQVVVTEVNPLRALEAVMEGFRVMPMMEAARIGDIFVTSTGDINVIDRQHMEVMKDGAILANSGHFNVEINIPALESLAIKKRRIREFVDQYTLADGRTICLLGEGRLINLAAAEGHPASVMDMSFANQALSIEFLVRNAATLEKRVYSVPEDIDREVARLKLQAMGMTVDALTPEQKRYLESWEEGT; this is translated from the coding sequence ATGAGCAATAAAGAGTACGACGTCAAAGACATTTCATTGGCCGAGAAGGGGCAATCCCGTATTGAATGGGCCGAGCGAGAGATGCCCGTGTTACGCTTGATCCGCGAGCGCTTTGCCAAGGAGCGTCCTCTCCAGGGCATCCGCATTGCTGCTTGCTTGCACGTAACCACCGAAACAGCCAACCTGATGCGTACTTTGCAAATGGGAGGTGCTGAGCCAGCGCTGTGTGCCTCCAATCCCTTGTCTACTCAGGATGATGTCGCTGCGTCATTGGTCACCCATTTGGAGATTCCCACTTTTGCCATCAAAGGCGAGGACAACAAAACGTACTACGAACATATCAAATCCGCACTAGCCCACAAGCCCCACATTACGATGGACGATGGTGCTGACCTGGTCACCACGTTGCACAAGGAATATACGGATATGCTCGGCGACATCATCGGTGGCACAGAGGAAACGACAACCGGTGTAATCCGTTTGCGGGCCATGGCTAGCAAAGGCCTCTTGCGTTACCCCATTATTGCTGTCAACGATGCCATGACCAAACATTTGTTTGACAATCGCTATGGAACTGGGCAATCCACCATTGATGGCATTATCCGTGCCACTAACATCTTGTTGGCAGGCAAGATCGTCGTAATAGCTGGCTATGGTTGGTGCAGTCGGGGAATCGCATCGCGTGCCCGGGGTATGGGCGCCCAAGTAGTGGTTACCGAGGTGAATCCTCTGCGTGCGCTCGAAGCAGTCATGGAGGGTTTCCGCGTCATGCCTATGATGGAAGCAGCCCGCATCGGCGATATCTTTGTGACTTCCACCGGGGACATCAATGTGATTGACCGGCAGCACATGGAAGTGATGAAAGATGGAGCAATCTTGGCCAATTCTGGACACTTTAACGTGGAGATCAATATACCAGCGCTGGAATCGCTGGCAATCAAAAAACGGCGCATACGGGAATTTGTAGACCAGTACACATTGGCCGATGGCCGCACCATTTGTTTGCTGGGAGAGGGACGCCTCATCAATCTGGCAGCAGCAGAGGGACACCCCGCTAGTGTGATGGACATGAGCTTTGCCAATCAGGCTCTTAGCATAGAATTTCTAGTAAGAAATGCCGCCACTCTGGAAAAGCGCGTGTACAGCGTCCCGGAGGACATAGACCGGGAGGTAGCCCGCCTCAAACTGCAAGCCATGGGCATGACTGTTGATGCACTCACACCGGAACAAAAGCGCTATCTGGAATCCTGGGAGGAAGGAACATAA
- a CDS encoding GDP-mannose 4,6-dehydratase: MALRALITGIGGFAGSHLAAYLLQHTNLEIWGLDLVEGRASQLRTQIGGDAQRRLTLHIGDILLDLPKLTALFGEAKPDYVFHLAAQAFVPASWADPWSTLENNIRGQLNVLLAAIALGTFPRVLVVGSADEYGLVKPEELPIRESNPLRPNSPYAVSKVTQDMLGYQYFVSHRLPVVRVRPFNHIGPGQSPAFVTSDFAKQIAEAEAGRREPVVRVGNLEARRDFSDVRDIVRGYYLALSKGEPGEVYNLGAEHSYAIGEVLNNLVALSKIPLTIEVDPARLRPSDTPEIVADCTKFRTRTGWRAEIPLERSLKDILDYWRNNVSAK; the protein is encoded by the coding sequence ATGGCTCTAAGAGCACTCATTACAGGAATCGGCGGATTTGCCGGCAGCCATCTGGCAGCCTATTTGCTGCAACACACCAACCTGGAAATATGGGGACTTGATTTGGTGGAAGGCCGAGCAAGCCAGTTGCGTACGCAAATCGGTGGCGATGCTCAAAGGCGCTTGACACTGCATATCGGCGATATCCTTCTGGATTTGCCCAAACTGACCGCCCTATTTGGCGAGGCAAAGCCCGATTATGTCTTTCACCTCGCCGCACAGGCCTTTGTGCCAGCTTCATGGGCTGATCCATGGAGCACGCTGGAGAACAACATTCGAGGGCAATTGAACGTACTGCTGGCCGCTATTGCGTTGGGCACTTTTCCACGCGTTTTGGTGGTGGGCTCAGCCGACGAATATGGTCTGGTAAAACCAGAGGAATTGCCCATACGTGAGAGCAATCCCCTGCGCCCCAATAGCCCTTATGCGGTCAGCAAAGTAACTCAAGACATGCTGGGTTACCAATATTTTGTGAGTCACAGGCTTCCGGTTGTGCGCGTGCGTCCCTTCAACCACATCGGTCCTGGGCAAAGTCCTGCCTTCGTCACTTCCGACTTTGCCAAGCAAATCGCCGAGGCTGAAGCGGGACGGCGTGAGCCCGTGGTACGCGTTGGCAATCTCGAAGCCCGCCGTGACTTTAGCGACGTGCGCGACATCGTGCGTGGCTACTACCTGGCTCTCTCCAAAGGTGAGCCAGGTGAGGTTTACAACCTTGGGGCAGAACACTCCTATGCCATCGGAGAGGTGCTGAATAACCTGGTCGCACTCAGCAAGATTCCTCTCACCATAGAAGTAGACCCTGCGCGCCTGCGCCCTTCCGATACGCCCGAAATTGTCGCCGATTGCACCAAATTCCGAACCAGAACAGGCTGGCGCGCAGAGATCCCATTGGAGCGCAGCTTGAAAGACATACTGGACTATTGGCGCAACAATGTGAGCGCCAAATAG
- a CDS encoding glycosyltransferase family 4 protein: MRVCFVSGEYPPMQGGVGDFTRQLGCALMEQGHRVAVVTSRKAQLQTPAASETTEPVVYPIIHRWNWTSWRHILHIARVFDSDILNIQYQTAAYAMHPAINFLPLRLHLSKKRPRVVVTFHDLREPYLFPKAGVVRKWVNLWLARWSDAVIATNIEDYEQLTHTHSVIPREAKKLYLIPIGSNIHPQPPPGYDRTAWRHRLGVADDETLLCYFGFLNESKGGEVLFRSLAELLRRGHKAKLLMIGGQVGDSDPTNVAYFEHVKALSQELGLQHHILWTGYTPPEQVSANFLAADICVLPYRDGASYRRGSFMAALAHGLPIISTWPRVPVTTLVDGENILLVPSDDVAATAEAIERLIANPDWRAQLAHGARELAREFTWERIATQTAQVYEKLVGT, encoded by the coding sequence ATGAGGGTCTGCTTTGTCAGCGGTGAGTACCCGCCCATGCAGGGAGGAGTAGGCGATTTCACACGCCAGTTGGGCTGCGCATTGATGGAACAAGGTCATCGGGTAGCCGTCGTTACGTCGCGCAAAGCACAGCTCCAGACCCCAGCGGCTTCGGAAACTACGGAACCGGTGGTGTACCCTATTATTCACAGATGGAACTGGACCAGTTGGAGACACATCTTGCATATTGCGCGCGTTTTTGACAGCGATATTTTGAACATTCAATACCAGACGGCAGCCTATGCCATGCACCCGGCGATCAATTTCTTGCCCTTGCGCCTGCATCTGAGCAAGAAACGTCCTCGCGTGGTAGTTACCTTCCATGACCTGCGTGAGCCATACCTCTTCCCCAAGGCCGGGGTGGTGAGGAAATGGGTGAATCTATGGCTTGCGCGCTGGAGCGATGCGGTTATTGCGACGAATATCGAGGACTACGAACAACTCACGCACACTCACTCTGTCATCCCGAGAGAAGCGAAGAAACTCTATCTGATACCAATCGGCAGCAACATCCATCCGCAACCACCGCCAGGATATGACCGCACTGCTTGGCGTCATCGCCTGGGTGTAGCGGACGATGAAACCCTGCTTTGCTACTTTGGCTTCCTCAACGAAAGCAAGGGAGGCGAAGTGCTGTTTCGTTCATTGGCTGAGTTGCTGCGCCGGGGTCACAAAGCAAAACTCTTGATGATTGGCGGACAGGTTGGCGACAGCGATCCAACGAACGTGGCTTACTTCGAGCACGTGAAAGCGCTCAGCCAGGAACTAGGATTGCAGCACCATATCTTGTGGACGGGCTACACACCGCCCGAGCAAGTCTCTGCTAACTTCCTGGCGGCGGACATCTGTGTGTTGCCATATCGAGATGGCGCTTCCTACCGCCGGGGCAGTTTCATGGCTGCGCTGGCACATGGACTGCCCATTATCAGCACATGGCCCAGAGTGCCCGTTACCACCTTGGTTGATGGGGAGAATATCCTCCTCGTTCCTTCGGACGACGTGGCGGCAACAGCCGAGGCCATCGAAAGACTGATCGCAAATCCAGATTGGCGTGCCCAGTTGGCTCATGGTGCACGGGAACTGGCCAGAGAATTCACCTGGGAACGCATTGCTACCCAAACAGCGCAAGTATATGAGAAACTGGTTGGGACATAG
- a CDS encoding phosphoglucomutase/phosphomannomutase family protein produces MTTIKFGTDGWRAIIAEDYTFANVRICAQAMAKYLIDSEAAEKGIVIGYDTRFASEDFAAATAEVMAGNGIRAYLCDRAAPTPTISYAILEKKAGGAVVITSSHNPAQWNGFKVKPEYAGSASPEVIAILEENIANIQAGKVQVQRMPLEEALQQKLVLKFNPAPGYLKHIASLVDVEGIKAAGITVVVDAMYGAGIGYFPAILAGGNTRVIEINNVRNPLFPGMHNPEPIAYNLAALVAGVAQYQADVGLATDGDADRVGLVDENGQFINQLQVYALLLLYLLEVRGKRGPIVKTVTTTAMARKLAKLYNIPVYETPVGFKYVGPKMMETGAIMGGEESGGFGFAGHIPERDGILAGLFLLDLMIKLQKSPSQLIEYLYSLVGAHYYDRIDIPMLEEQRAATIARVKDSKPTTIGGLKVTGIDTMDGFRYMLEDGGWLLIRFSGTEPLIRIYTETTDKARVQAILADGRKLVGL; encoded by the coding sequence ATGACAACGATCAAGTTCGGTACTGATGGCTGGCGAGCGATCATCGCTGAGGATTATACATTTGCGAATGTGCGCATATGTGCCCAGGCGATGGCCAAGTACCTGATAGATAGCGAGGCAGCAGAAAAAGGCATCGTTATCGGGTATGATACGCGTTTTGCATCGGAGGATTTCGCTGCAGCGACCGCAGAAGTGATGGCTGGCAATGGCATCCGTGCTTACCTCTGTGACCGCGCCGCTCCAACGCCCACGATCTCCTATGCCATCCTCGAGAAAAAAGCAGGCGGGGCAGTGGTCATTACCTCCAGCCACAACCCAGCGCAGTGGAATGGATTCAAAGTCAAACCAGAATACGCCGGGAGTGCTTCTCCAGAGGTCATTGCCATTCTGGAGGAAAACATCGCCAACATCCAGGCCGGCAAGGTGCAAGTGCAACGTATGCCATTAGAAGAAGCGCTGCAACAAAAGTTGGTTCTCAAGTTCAATCCCGCACCCGGCTATTTGAAACACATTGCCTCATTGGTGGATGTAGAGGGGATCAAAGCTGCTGGCATCACCGTGGTAGTAGATGCTATGTACGGAGCAGGCATAGGCTACTTCCCTGCCATTCTGGCCGGGGGCAACACGCGAGTCATCGAGATCAACAACGTGCGCAATCCCCTCTTCCCTGGCATGCACAATCCCGAACCCATCGCTTACAACCTAGCGGCTTTGGTGGCAGGCGTTGCCCAATACCAGGCGGATGTCGGTTTAGCCACGGATGGTGACGCAGACCGCGTAGGCCTCGTGGATGAGAATGGCCAGTTCATCAACCAGTTGCAAGTCTATGCATTGCTTCTGCTCTACCTCTTGGAAGTGCGTGGCAAACGAGGGCCCATCGTCAAAACTGTCACGACCACGGCAATGGCGCGCAAACTCGCAAAGCTGTACAACATCCCCGTGTATGAGACACCAGTAGGTTTTAAATACGTGGGACCCAAGATGATGGAAACAGGAGCCATCATGGGTGGTGAAGAGAGCGGCGGCTTTGGATTCGCCGGCCATATCCCAGAGCGGGACGGCATATTGGCAGGCTTGTTCCTGCTTGATCTGATGATTAAACTACAGAAATCGCCTTCACAGCTTATCGAGTACCTCTATTCCTTAGTAGGTGCCCACTACTACGACCGAATTGACATCCCGATGCTCGAAGAGCAACGCGCTGCCACAATAGCACGGGTAAAGGATAGCAAACCAACCACAATTGGCGGCCTAAAAGTAACCGGGATAGATACGATGGATGGCTTCCGCTATATGCTGGAAGATGGCGGCTGGTTGCTCATCCGCTTCTCTGGAACAGAGCCGCTCATTCGCATCTACACTGAAACGACGGACAAAGCAAGAGTGCAAGCCATACTGGCCGATGGCAGGAAGCTCGTGGGGCTGTGA
- a CDS encoding TatD family hydrolase: MLVDTHAHLDSSEFTDDREQVISRSLAARVNAIVTVGTDLDSSRQAVMLAQQYPSVFAAIGIHPHEAAQVQADDLVGLLQLSTYEKVVAIGEIGLDFYRNLSPADKQREIFIAQLELAQQVGKPVIIHDRQAHVETMSILRDKAKHLHGVLHCFSGDLTMALQAMKMGFYISLAGPVTFQNAHRLQALVRELPLECTLIETDCPYLAPHPYRGQRNEPAYVRFIAAKIAALKAIPVEHVAQITTENARRLFALE, encoded by the coding sequence ATGCTGGTAGATACGCACGCGCACCTCGATTCTAGCGAGTTCACAGATGACCGCGAGCAGGTAATCTCGCGATCGTTAGCAGCAAGAGTGAACGCTATAGTAACGGTGGGCACTGATTTGGACTCAAGCCGCCAGGCCGTGATGTTGGCACAGCAGTATCCCTCCGTCTTTGCCGCGATCGGCATACATCCGCATGAAGCAGCTCAAGTCCAAGCGGATGACCTGGTGGGACTGTTACAATTAAGTACGTACGAAAAAGTGGTCGCTATTGGCGAAATAGGTCTAGATTTTTACCGCAACCTATCGCCCGCCGACAAACAAAGGGAGATTTTCATCGCCCAGTTAGAACTAGCACAGCAGGTTGGGAAACCTGTCATCATCCATGACCGGCAAGCCCATGTAGAAACAATGTCCATCTTGCGCGACAAGGCAAAGCATTTGCATGGCGTGCTGCATTGCTTTTCCGGCGATCTAACCATGGCTTTGCAGGCAATGAAAATGGGTTTTTACATATCACTTGCGGGGCCAGTAACGTTTCAAAATGCGCATCGGTTGCAGGCCCTGGTACGTGAATTGCCTCTCGAATGCACGCTGATAGAGACAGATTGCCCTTACCTGGCACCGCATCCCTATCGTGGCCAGCGCAATGAGCCTGCTTACGTGCGCTTCATCGCAGCCAAAATCGCTGCACTGAAAGCAATCCCTGTTGAACACGTAGCGCAAATCACAACGGAAAATGCCAGACGCCTTTTTGCCTTAGAATGA
- a CDS encoding glycosyltransferase family 39 protein: protein MELNKEQKDCKRNKTSTANKLFRAFIVIALILCVFALYARTLSKQSLWFDEGLSVFFAAKPVPQLIHTLIYEDLHPPLYYLLLHAWMKLAGKSEFAVRMPSMLAAVLLIPLAFAVVQEIQGRENKTIAWTIAGAFAAAIVGFSPFIAFYAQETRMYSLAATLALATTWAFLRATRAASTRWWLTFACLLGASFYTQYFSVFTVSSFILYALFLERKALQQTGLCTLLAGLLYLPWLRPAYLQMGRLLLSPDYWVTTRIRPMQFLQGAWSMFLPCVSLRWGLLIAILGIIFLARLVRRSGFHLSETVRRSTLVFLTFLIPLLLTYAAVAIVPKFATRYAIVAAAPLYICSALVLHVLLVQKSPLARALFAVLALATIILSLRSAIAVTEARENPRDDVRGLAAYLTEHAQPNDALLLVEYAPYALQYYYRGTAPWYGLHVGQDFAGAAEVLNRILQTRPRRIWLILWHHEFADPTDMVVTELLRVGREVSVGKQFFGYWLRAFDILDYDQPIVAYPQPQIHTDAGFAPGLACLGFDRFKRDGGRLHYVIYWQATQPLERNYSVTLSFQDQDGTEYLRRDQALSTPYFLPPVWPLHTPIRGRIDVTLLNDLPPLTYRVYLKVLDPESKRNLDLVDANGTPLGQSLFLEEFALSKADVTPSPAEVRNPLQADLGDNLQLLGFDPPRITYSHGDTLSLTLWWQCTDTPRADHTAVFRLLDSRGRVAWEMEKPIVPGHLTTHWRPGEVNRAIYHLGIPSDLSGGEYSLQVGTEERLIALTALHIAPREHRYNMPTMQQTLNAQFEQGITLLGYDLQAPAVQPGRTITVTLYWQATQPITTSYKVSVQMLSADLRLTAQDDSIPARWSYPTTAWLPGEIIADEHALTIAPAASPGHYTLITVLYDERGAQRLSVQQSGQTRDHAILTTLQSSP from the coding sequence ATGGAATTAAACAAAGAGCAAAAAGACTGCAAACGAAACAAAACAAGTACAGCAAACAAACTGTTCAGAGCTTTCATTGTTATTGCTCTGATTCTGTGCGTTTTCGCCCTGTATGCGCGCACGCTGAGCAAACAAAGCCTCTGGTTCGACGAGGGACTCAGTGTTTTTTTCGCGGCCAAGCCCGTGCCTCAGTTGATACACACCTTAATTTACGAAGACCTGCACCCTCCGTTGTATTATCTATTGCTCCATGCTTGGATGAAGTTGGCCGGAAAGAGCGAGTTTGCCGTGCGCATGCCCTCGATGTTGGCTGCGGTGCTCCTGATACCCCTCGCCTTCGCTGTAGTCCAGGAAATACAAGGCCGGGAGAACAAAACTATCGCATGGACTATTGCAGGTGCGTTCGCTGCTGCCATCGTTGGTTTTTCACCATTCATCGCCTTTTACGCACAAGAAACGCGCATGTACAGCCTCGCTGCTACCCTAGCCCTGGCCACAACCTGGGCATTCCTGAGGGCCACGCGCGCCGCTTCCACCAGATGGTGGCTGACATTTGCTTGTTTATTGGGGGCAAGTTTCTACACGCAGTACTTCTCCGTGTTCACCGTATCCTCGTTCATTCTCTACGCTTTATTCCTCGAACGCAAAGCGTTACAGCAAACAGGATTATGCACTCTCCTAGCTGGCCTCTTATACTTACCTTGGCTTCGCCCGGCGTATCTGCAAATGGGGCGCCTATTGCTTTCGCCCGACTACTGGGTTACCACGCGCATCCGCCCAATGCAGTTCTTACAAGGCGCCTGGAGCATGTTCTTGCCCTGCGTTTCGCTGCGTTGGGGGTTATTGATCGCGATCCTGGGTATTATTTTTCTAGCACGGTTGGTGCGACGAAGTGGGTTCCATCTTTCAGAAACTGTACGCCGCAGTACCTTGGTATTTCTAACCTTCCTTATCCCTTTGCTGCTCACCTATGCGGCTGTTGCCATTGTACCCAAGTTCGCCACACGCTATGCCATTGTCGCCGCGGCACCGCTCTATATCTGCTCTGCTCTCGTTCTCCATGTTTTGCTGGTTCAAAAATCGCCTCTCGCACGTGCGCTCTTTGCCGTGCTGGCTCTCGCTACAATCATCCTGTCCTTACGCTCTGCAATCGCTGTCACCGAGGCGCGCGAAAACCCGCGCGACGATGTACGCGGATTGGCTGCTTACCTCACCGAGCATGCGCAACCCAACGATGCTTTGCTGCTGGTTGAATACGCTCCTTATGCACTGCAATATTATTATCGTGGAACCGCTCCCTGGTATGGCTTGCACGTTGGTCAAGACTTTGCCGGAGCCGCAGAAGTCCTCAATAGAATCCTGCAGACTCGTCCGAGGCGAATCTGGCTTATCCTTTGGCACCACGAGTTTGCCGACCCTACGGATATGGTTGTTACAGAATTGCTTCGAGTTGGCCGCGAGGTCAGTGTCGGGAAACAATTCTTCGGTTATTGGCTGCGTGCTTTCGACATCCTGGATTATGACCAACCCATTGTCGCCTATCCTCAACCACAAATCCACACGGATGCTGGCTTTGCACCTGGTCTTGCCTGTCTTGGCTTTGATCGTTTCAAACGAGATGGCGGAAGGCTTCATTATGTCATCTATTGGCAAGCAACACAACCTTTGGAGCGTAACTACAGCGTGACCTTGAGCTTTCAGGATCAGGATGGCACTGAATATTTGCGGCGAGATCAAGCACTGAGTACCCCCTATTTCCTGCCGCCTGTGTGGCCCTTGCATACGCCTATCCGTGGCCGCATTGATGTCACTCTCCTCAACGATCTACCGCCACTCACCTACCGAGTATATTTGAAAGTCCTGGACCCAGAATCCAAACGCAACCTGGATTTGGTAGATGCCAATGGCACACCGTTGGGGCAGTCCCTGTTTTTGGAAGAATTCGCTTTATCCAAGGCAGATGTGACCCCATCCCCTGCTGAAGTCAGAAATCCTCTCCAGGCCGATTTAGGCGATAATCTGCAACTATTGGGCTTCGACCCACCAAGGATAACGTATAGCCATGGAGATACTCTTTCCTTGACCTTATGGTGGCAATGCACGGATACGCCACGCGCGGATCACACGGCTGTGTTTCGTCTGTTGGATAGCCGGGGAAGGGTGGCCTGGGAAATGGAAAAACCCATCGTGCCTGGGCACCTCACCACACACTGGCGACCAGGAGAAGTCAATCGTGCAATCTATCATCTGGGAATCCCTTCCGATTTGTCAGGAGGAGAATATAGCTTGCAAGTTGGTACCGAAGAGAGGCTCATCGCCTTGACAGCACTGCATATTGCGCCTCGCGAACATCGCTACAACATGCCTACCATGCAGCAAACGCTCAATGCACAATTCGAACAGGGCATTACCTTGCTGGGCTATGACTTGCAAGCTCCTGCTGTTCAACCGGGAAGGACCATTACCGTCACGCTTTATTGGCAGGCCACGCAACCCATTACAACTAGCTACAAAGTGAGCGTGCAAATGTTATCCGCCGATCTACGCCTCACCGCACAGGACGACAGCATCCCAGCTCGCTGGAGCTACCCAACCACAGCTTGGCTGCCAGGAGAAATCATCGCGGATGAGCACGCTTTGACCATTGCTCCAGCAGCGAGTCCTGGCCACTACACATTGATCACTGTGCTCTACGATGAACGGGGTGCACAACGCCTTAGTGTTCAACAGAGTGGACAGACCAGAGACCATGCGATCCTCACTACGCTACAAAGCTCGCCATAG
- a CDS encoding glycosyltransferase family 2 protein, with protein sequence MYDRREPSPTMTDLSIVIVSWNVRTLLERCLYSIYTSLIEQPDTLGTERQNALQCEVIIVDNASTDGSPVMVRQRFPTAKLIVNESNLGFTKANNIGIAHSSGRYILLLNPDTEILGDALAIMVNYMDHHPEVGALGPKLLFPDGSVQSSRRRFPTLATAFLESTVVQQWFPRNRVLARYYIQDRSDDEEQEVDWVIGACLLIRRQAWEQVGPLDEGFFMYSEELDWCRRLKAAGWRVVYTPWAKVVHHEGQSSSQVVPARHIYFQSSKVRYFRKHHGVLAGEGLRFFLLATYVYQLCLEGFKWLVGHKRPLRRERIAAYLRVLRSGLRAQGEVQG encoded by the coding sequence TTGTATGATAGGAGAGAGCCAAGTCCAACCATGACCGACCTGTCCATTGTCATTGTCAGTTGGAACGTTAGGACGCTGCTAGAGCGTTGTCTGTACTCAATCTATACTTCCCTAATAGAACAGCCAGATACCCTGGGTACAGAGAGGCAGAACGCACTGCAGTGCGAAGTCATCATCGTGGACAACGCTTCGACCGATGGCAGCCCGGTCATGGTGCGACAACGCTTTCCAACGGCGAAGTTGATCGTCAATGAATCGAACCTGGGCTTTACCAAGGCAAACAATATCGGTATTGCCCATAGCAGCGGACGATACATCTTACTGCTTAATCCCGATACCGAAATCCTCGGCGATGCTCTGGCTATCATGGTCAACTACATGGACCATCATCCAGAAGTGGGCGCCTTGGGTCCAAAACTGCTCTTCCCAGATGGATCTGTCCAATCCTCACGCCGGCGTTTCCCCACACTCGCCACAGCGTTTCTGGAAAGCACTGTAGTGCAACAATGGTTTCCACGTAACCGAGTCCTTGCTCGCTACTACATCCAGGATCGCAGCGATGATGAGGAACAAGAGGTGGATTGGGTAATTGGTGCGTGCCTGCTTATCCGACGTCAGGCATGGGAGCAGGTAGGGCCACTGGACGAAGGCTTTTTCATGTACTCCGAGGAACTCGATTGGTGCCGCCGCCTGAAAGCGGCAGGATGGCGTGTGGTCTATACCCCGTGGGCGAAGGTAGTTCACCATGAGGGGCAAAGCAGCAGCCAGGTAGTACCCGCGCGCCACATTTATTTCCAAAGCAGCAAAGTGCGCTACTTCCGCAAGCACCACGGTGTGCTCGCTGGCGAAGGACTGCGCTTCTTCCTCCTAGCAACTTATGTCTACCAGCTATGTCTGGAAGGGTTCAAGTGGCTAGTAGGACACAAGCGTCCTCTTCGCCGTGAGCGCATCGCTGCTTATTTGCGGGTTCTGCGCTCCGGCTTGCGCGCACAAGGCGAGGTGCAAGGATGA